A region from the Thermanaeromonas toyohensis ToBE genome encodes:
- the phnD gene encoding phosphate/phosphite/phosphonate ABC transporter substrate-binding protein, with amino-acid sequence MRIRRGLWAMAAAVILAGGIGLTGCFSGQRDIVINLNNLSNDYPRAVYTGIDSKSSLARPLRVAAAPVISPQEGYKAYTDLVQYLSSYLQHPVEFITRQTYAEVNLLMNSGDIDVAFVCTYAYVRGQRDFGMELVAAPEVNGRAEYASYIIVSRTSPVNNFAGLKGKRFAFTDPMSLSGRLVPLYLVQELGEIPESFFSSYIFTYSHDKSIRAVADGIVDGAAVDSLVYEAFAREHPDITNKIKVIQKSRPFASPPVVMRPTLDPSLKKEIRSAFLSLHKTPAGAQIVSRLGVDRFINIGDEAYNSVREIARRVGYL; translated from the coding sequence GTGAGAATACGGCGAGGATTATGGGCTATGGCAGCGGCGGTTATCCTGGCCGGGGGTATAGGCTTGACAGGCTGTTTCTCAGGCCAGCGAGATATTGTTATTAACCTTAATAATCTTTCTAACGACTATCCCCGAGCAGTTTATACGGGGATAGATTCTAAAAGCAGCTTGGCCCGGCCTCTGCGCGTAGCTGCGGCACCCGTTATTTCCCCCCAAGAAGGTTATAAAGCTTATACTGATCTAGTCCAGTACTTGTCCAGCTACCTCCAGCACCCAGTGGAATTTATAACCCGACAAACTTATGCCGAGGTAAATTTACTAATGAATTCTGGCGATATAGATGTAGCCTTCGTATGTACCTATGCTTATGTTAGAGGGCAGCGCGATTTTGGCATGGAATTGGTAGCCGCGCCGGAGGTTAATGGCCGTGCCGAATATGCTTCTTATATAATAGTTTCTCGAACAAGCCCAGTTAACAATTTCGCAGGGCTTAAGGGTAAGCGGTTTGCCTTTACGGATCCCATGTCCTTAAGCGGTCGCCTGGTACCCCTTTATTTAGTCCAAGAGCTGGGAGAAATACCAGAGAGTTTTTTTAGTAGTTATATCTTTACTTACAGCCATGATAAGTCTATACGGGCAGTGGCGGATGGGATAGTAGATGGAGCAGCTGTGGATAGCCTGGTCTATGAGGCTTTCGCCCGAGAACATCCAGATATTACTAACAAAATTAAAGTTATTCAAAAATCAAGGCCCTTCGCCTCTCCGCCAGTAGTTATGCGCCCTACTTTAGATCCTTCCCTTAAAAAGGAAATAAGATCTGCCTTTCTTTCCTTGCATAAAACCCCTGCGGGAGCCCAGATAGTATCCCGGCTAGGTGTGGATCGCTTTATTAATATTGGAGATGAGGCTTATAATTCAGTACGGGAGATAGCGCGAAGGGTGGGTTACCTGTGA
- a CDS encoding response regulator gives MNCSRKIRIVVAEDHGVVRAGLKHLINAEPDMVVVGEAADGDQALKLARDLKPDILLLDISMPYCNGFTVIQRVTAEIPSVKVLVLTMHEEQEYLEKALAAGAAGYVVKRAADNDLIHALRAVKEGGVFIHPAVAGVLVQALKEGNKLKGTTGDSNLTPRELEVLRLVALGHTNQEIAESLALSVKTVETHKANIAKKLNLNTRAELVRYALSRGII, from the coding sequence ATGAACTGTTCCCGGAAAATAAGGATAGTAGTGGCTGAAGATCATGGCGTAGTGCGAGCTGGCCTTAAACACTTGATTAACGCCGAGCCGGATATGGTAGTGGTTGGAGAGGCTGCGGACGGGGATCAAGCCCTTAAGCTAGCCCGGGATTTGAAGCCCGATATACTTCTTTTGGACATAAGCATGCCTTATTGCAATGGATTTACAGTGATACAGCGGGTAACCGCTGAGATCCCTTCAGTAAAAGTTTTAGTTTTGACCATGCATGAGGAACAGGAGTATCTAGAGAAGGCTTTAGCAGCAGGTGCTGCGGGATATGTGGTCAAGAGGGCAGCGGATAACGATCTTATCCATGCCTTAAGGGCGGTAAAAGAAGGAGGGGTATTTATCCACCCGGCAGTAGCTGGGGTCTTAGTCCAGGCTTTAAAAGAAGGGAATAAACTAAAAGGGACTACTGGGGATAGTAACTTAACTCCCCGAGAGTTAGAGGTATTGAGGTTGGTAGCCTTAGGGCACACCAACCAAGAGATCGCGGAAAGCCTTGCTTTAAGTGTAAAGACTGTGGAGACCCATAAGGCCAATATTGCTAAGAAATTGAATTTAAACACCCGGGCGGAACTAGTGCGCTATGCCTTAAGCCGGGGAATAATCTAG
- a CDS encoding 4Fe-4S dicluster domain-containing protein, whose translation MQEELRRALKKPLEQRRWGMVIDLGRCVGCSACTVACKAENHLPPGVVYRPVLEEEMGSYPNVERKFLPRPCMQCEKPPCVKVCPVGATYKRPDGIVVIDYEKCIGCRYCLTACPYGARTFDFGFFYTKDTPRLEPYELEPSPEYGKQWVRKGHRSPIGNARKCTFCLHRLNKGMLPTCVTTCLGGATFFGDLDDKESMVVEVMSRGNLWRLKDELGTGPQVYYLR comes from the coding sequence ATGCAAGAGGAACTTAGGAGAGCTTTAAAAAAGCCCTTGGAACAGCGTAGATGGGGTATGGTAATTGATCTTGGCCGGTGTGTAGGATGTAGTGCTTGCACGGTGGCTTGTAAGGCAGAGAATCACTTACCCCCAGGGGTAGTCTACCGTCCAGTCCTGGAAGAAGAAATGGGTAGTTATCCTAATGTAGAGCGAAAGTTCTTACCCCGCCCGTGTATGCAATGTGAGAAGCCACCTTGTGTTAAAGTGTGTCCGGTAGGAGCTACCTATAAGAGGCCAGATGGTATTGTAGTGATAGATTATGAAAAATGCATAGGTTGCCGGTATTGCCTTACAGCCTGCCCTTATGGGGCCCGCACCTTTGACTTCGGTTTCTTTTACACTAAGGATACTCCCCGGCTTGAGCCTTATGAATTAGAACCTTCACCAGAATATGGCAAGCAATGGGTAAGGAAAGGTCATCGTTCACCTATAGGGAATGCCCGTAAGTGTACCTTCTGCCTTCACCGTTTAAATAAGGGGATGTTACCCACCTGTGTCACTACTTGCCTTGGTGGTGCCACTTTTTTTGGCGATCTGGATGATAAAGAAAGTATGGTGGTAGAAGTTATGTCCCGCGGGAACCTTTGGCGTTTGAAAGATGAGCTCGGGACAGGGCCGCAAGTTTATTACTTGAGGTGA
- a CDS encoding HAMP domain-containing sensor histidine kinase translates to MNWVRALWRKLLILNDTLSFRYKIMGLVLGITLLLGMAITWQTKVTLEISLRQQLDQRALATAKAVAAQSSELILTGNLYSLHQMLLDMLKSSEDIRYIFIQDLKGRVLSHTFGPGFPIELLKYSPLLQGRGEDLRALRTNEGLIHEAIVPILGGQLGFVRVGLSEVRLKQAIIAATVRFLITVTIFSVFFIIAGFILTEILARPVRELVNATKAIGKGDLKARVNITSRDEFGYLASSFNQMVNNLKRSRAEIEELSNLRAELLDRVVTTQEAERQRIARELHDETGGALTAILLRLKALEKEIGEGKAAFSLRELREMVAEALNGVRRIALELRPVAFEELGLAGVLKKLAQDYSVKFNLEIYLETTGLPEESLSSKAKLAIYRIVQEALNNIIKHAGASRVSIILEPRGDILRLIVEDNGRGFDQDSPESKRGLGLFSMRERVHLLGGKLVIESQVGQGTTIYADIPLAS, encoded by the coding sequence GTGAACTGGGTGAGAGCGCTCTGGCGTAAGCTTTTAATCCTTAACGATACCTTGAGTTTTCGCTATAAGATTATGGGGTTGGTTCTAGGAATCACCCTACTATTGGGGATGGCTATTACCTGGCAGACTAAGGTTACTTTGGAAATTTCATTGAGGCAGCAGCTTGATCAAAGGGCTTTGGCTACGGCCAAGGCAGTAGCGGCTCAGAGCAGCGAGCTTATTTTGACGGGAAATTTATACAGCCTGCATCAGATGCTTTTAGATATGCTAAAGAGTAGCGAGGATATAAGATACATCTTTATCCAGGATTTAAAAGGCCGTGTCCTTTCCCATACTTTTGGTCCAGGGTTCCCCATAGAACTATTAAAGTATAGCCCTTTACTCCAGGGAAGGGGAGAGGATTTAAGGGCATTGAGAACTAATGAGGGGTTGATCCATGAAGCTATTGTCCCTATTTTGGGAGGACAATTGGGTTTTGTGCGCGTGGGACTTTCTGAGGTTAGGCTAAAGCAGGCTATAATAGCAGCTACAGTGCGCTTCCTTATAACGGTTACTATATTTTCCGTATTTTTTATAATAGCAGGCTTTATATTAACAGAAATCTTGGCTCGTCCTGTCAGGGAGCTAGTGAATGCTACCAAGGCCATTGGGAAAGGCGATTTAAAAGCCAGAGTAAATATTACAAGCCGCGACGAATTTGGCTATTTGGCCTCTTCTTTTAACCAGATGGTAAATAATCTTAAACGTTCGCGAGCAGAGATCGAAGAGCTAAGTAACTTGCGTGCCGAACTGCTCGACCGGGTAGTTACTACCCAGGAAGCTGAGCGCCAGCGCATTGCCCGTGAGCTGCACGACGAGACCGGAGGGGCACTTACGGCTATTTTACTGCGTCTTAAGGCTTTAGAGAAGGAGATCGGTGAAGGGAAAGCAGCCTTTTCTTTGCGCGAGCTCCGGGAGATGGTGGCCGAGGCTTTAAATGGCGTTAGAAGAATAGCTCTGGAACTAAGGCCTGTGGCCTTTGAAGAATTGGGTTTAGCTGGGGTATTAAAGAAATTAGCGCAGGATTATAGCGTTAAGTTTAATCTAGAAATTTACTTGGAAACCACGGGCCTTCCTGAGGAAAGCTTATCAAGCAAAGCTAAACTGGCCATTTACCGTATAGTCCAGGAGGCCTTAAATAATATAATTAAACATGCTGGGGCCTCTAGAGTAAGCATAATACTCGAACCCCGGGGAGATATTTTACGCCTGATTGTGGAAGATAATGGTAGGGGGTTTGATCAAGATTCGCCAGAGAGCAAAAGGGGACTAGGTCTTTTCAGCATGCGCGAGAGAGTTCACCTCTTAGGTGGCAAGTTAGTTATTGAATCCCAAGTGGGTCAGGGGACTACCATTTATGCTGATATACCTTTAGCTTCTTAA